In Methanocorpusculum vombati, a genomic segment contains:
- a CDS encoding 4Fe-4S binding protein — MAMPKMTISVPKEGAMGQTGSWRTFRPVVNREICNHCGICAMYCPDAVIDPDNEEIDLVYCKGCGICANECPKKCIEMVREEH, encoded by the coding sequence ATGGCTATGCCGAAGATGACAATCAGTGTCCCAAAAGAAGGGGCAATGGGACAGACCGGTTCCTGGCGGACGTTTCGTCCGGTGGTGAACCGAGAGATCTGTAACCACTGCGGCATCTGTGCGATGTACTGTCCTGATGCGGTGATCGATCCCGACAATGAGGAGATCGATCTGGTGTACTGCAAGGGCTGCGGGATTTGTGCAAACGAGTGCCCGAAGAAGTGCATCGAGATGGTGAGAGAGGAGCATTAA
- a CDS encoding 2-oxoacid:acceptor oxidoreductase family protein translates to MYEIRIHSRGGQGGVTAARMMAAAAVKDGKFATACPFYGAERRGAPIVSFVRIDDHPVRIYSQIKKPDMIIVLDPTVMDTVNVLDGLKEGGAIFINTHEDVQFPKQFTVHKADLTGIALSENLVVAGSPILNTPVIGALAKLGLFTPESGTKAITETFADPRNVTVAKKAYDEVN, encoded by the coding sequence ATGTACGAGATTCGGATTCATTCACGCGGTGGTCAGGGCGGAGTAACCGCAGCCCGTATGATGGCCGCAGCAGCCGTCAAGGACGGGAAGTTTGCAACGGCATGTCCGTTCTATGGTGCAGAGCGCCGTGGCGCACCGATCGTTTCGTTCGTGCGCATTGATGATCACCCCGTGCGGATCTATTCGCAGATCAAAAAGCCGGATATGATCATTGTGCTTGACCCGACCGTGATGGACACGGTAAATGTGCTGGACGGTCTCAAAGAGGGCGGTGCTATCTTCATCAATACACATGAGGATGTGCAGTTCCCGAAACAGTTCACGGTACACAAGGCGGATCTGACGGGCATTGCGCTTTCGGAGAATCTGGTTGTTGCGGGAAGTCCGATCCTGAACACGCCGGTTATCGGGGCGCTTGCAAAGCTGGGTCTCTTTACGCCGGAGTCGGGCACGAAGGCAATTACGGAGACGTTTGCGGATCCGCGGAATGTGACGGTTGCAAAGAAAGCATACGACGAGGTGAACTAA
- a CDS encoding transketolase C-terminal domain-containing protein, translated as MSEKLVMSTGNKAMASAVKMAKPTVVAAYPITPQTEVIESIADYVESGAMDARYIPVESEHSAMTACIGASITGVRVFTATSSHGLLYMHEMLHWAAGARLPIVMGQVNRTLAPGWNIWAEHSDALSQRDTGWLQVYVSTVQEAYDATLMAFRIAEDNRVLLPVMINMDGFLLSHIMQPFEMTEPGDFIPPLNLPQKIDVNDPKGYGAMSPSDIHFTFRYDMEKAMKNSRTVIAETEAEFAKRFGRSYAPVEEYLWDDADVVIVAMGTLGKEAEVAADLLRKEGIKAGVMRVRWLRPFPLDMKIAGKELVVIDRDYSFGFGGVLAGEIQARYPEAKIARVIAGLGGQEVTYEDMAELVRTRKIGTEFWFGIPSEEQ; from the coding sequence ATGAGCGAAAAACTGGTGATGTCAACCGGCAACAAGGCGATGGCATCTGCGGTGAAGATGGCAAAGCCGACGGTGGTTGCGGCATATCCGATCACCCCGCAGACTGAGGTCATTGAGTCGATTGCAGATTATGTGGAGAGCGGCGCAATGGATGCCCGCTACATTCCGGTCGAGTCGGAACACTCGGCAATGACCGCCTGTATCGGCGCGTCGATTACCGGTGTCCGTGTGTTTACGGCAACGAGTTCCCACGGACTTCTCTATATGCATGAGATGCTTCACTGGGCGGCAGGCGCACGGCTTCCAATTGTGATGGGACAGGTCAACCGGACGCTCGCACCCGGATGGAACATCTGGGCGGAGCACTCGGACGCGCTGTCACAGCGCGATACCGGATGGTTACAGGTGTATGTCTCAACCGTACAGGAGGCGTACGATGCAACGCTGATGGCGTTCAGAATCGCCGAGGACAACCGGGTGCTTCTGCCAGTGATGATCAACATGGACGGGTTCCTGCTGTCCCACATTATGCAGCCGTTCGAGATGACGGAGCCGGGAGATTTCATTCCGCCGCTTAATCTGCCGCAAAAGATCGATGTGAATGATCCGAAGGGTTACGGTGCGATGTCGCCGTCTGATATTCACTTCACGTTCCGGTACGATATGGAGAAGGCAATGAAGAACTCCCGCACGGTGATTGCCGAGACGGAGGCAGAGTTTGCAAAACGGTTCGGCAGAAGCTATGCGCCGGTCGAGGAGTACCTCTGGGATGATGCGGATGTGGTGATCGTTGCAATGGGAACACTCGGCAAAGAGGCCGAGGTTGCCGCAGATCTCCTGCGCAAGGAAGGCATCAAGGCAGGAGTGATGCGTGTCCGCTGGCTTCGGCCGTTCCCGCTTGACATGAAGATCGCGGGTAAGGAACTGGTTGTGATCGACCGTGACTATTCGTTCGGGTTCGGCGGTGTTCTCGCCGGAGAGATTCAGGCAAGATACCCCGAAGCAAAGATTGCACGGGTCATTGCCGGTCTCGGCGGTCAGGAAGTGACGTATGAGGACATGGCAGAACTTGTTCGCACGAGAAAGATCGGTACGGAGTTCTGGTTCGGTATTCCTTCGGAGGAGCAGTAA
- a CDS encoding thiamine pyrophosphate-dependent enzyme, giving the protein MTEIPKEEMLLKCPSTCAGCGSLLALRYILKAAGKDTVLVIPACCNSVIQGVYPYMLHTVPVYNIAFAAAAACASGMSEAFRAVGKKTNVIVYAGDGGTADIGIQALSGALERGEDFLYICYDNEAYGNTGMQRSGATPLGAITTTTPNGKTVNKKDLDRIIEAHNLPYQATACASYPADIYNKVKKALSIPGPKFMHILAPCPPGWRTPSEKTVEIGKMAVKSGIWVLWEKEYDKFTISAPSRAAMKKPAPVIDYLKAQGRFRKVDEATAARIQAQVDKNLKKVAAEAAYSEENA; this is encoded by the coding sequence ATGACGGAAATTCCAAAAGAGGAAATGCTGTTAAAATGTCCGTCCACCTGTGCCGGGTGCGGATCTTTACTGGCACTCCGCTATATTCTGAAAGCGGCGGGAAAAGACACAGTTCTCGTGATCCCTGCCTGCTGCAACAGTGTAATTCAGGGCGTGTACCCGTACATGCTGCACACTGTCCCTGTGTACAACATTGCATTTGCGGCAGCTGCCGCATGCGCTTCGGGAATGAGTGAGGCATTCAGAGCAGTCGGGAAGAAAACGAACGTCATCGTCTATGCCGGTGACGGCGGAACCGCCGATATCGGTATTCAGGCACTGTCCGGCGCTCTGGAGCGGGGAGAGGACTTCCTCTACATCTGCTACGACAACGAGGCATACGGCAACACCGGCATGCAGCGATCAGGGGCCACACCTCTCGGTGCAATCACGACGACGACGCCGAACGGAAAGACCGTCAACAAAAAAGATCTCGACAGAATTATCGAGGCACACAACCTGCCGTATCAGGCAACCGCCTGCGCGTCATACCCTGCCGACATCTACAATAAAGTGAAGAAGGCACTCTCAATTCCTGGGCCGAAGTTCATGCACATCCTGGCTCCCTGTCCGCCGGGATGGAGAACGCCGTCGGAGAAGACGGTGGAGATAGGCAAGATGGCGGTGAAGTCCGGCATCTGGGTACTCTGGGAAAAAGAGTATGACAAATTCACGATCAGTGCCCCCTCGCGTGCGGCGATGAAGAAGCCCGCACCGGTTATCGATTACCTGAAAGCCCAGGGAAGATTCCGCAAGGTGGACGAGGCAACCGCTGCACGGATTCAGGCGCAGGTTGACAAGAACCTGAAGAAGGTTGCAGCTGAGGCTGCTTACTCGGAGGAGAACGCATGA
- a CDS encoding biotin--[acetyl-CoA-carboxylase] ligase — MTTKASVLRILEEHRGRFFSGEEIASLLGVSRSAVWKAVKSLEAEGYAVSAVTNKGYCLAADTDILSPEGIRLYLSLEYRDIPITIHKVTGSTNEDAKALAVAGAVHGTMVLAEEQTRGRGRLGRSFYSPKSSGVYMSIVLRPNLAMTDAVLITTAASVAVSRAVEEVSNQTPGIKWVNDVFVNEKKICGILTEAVSGFESGVVECVVVGIGINVIDPGFPDELKQVAGSLSGQHCDFSRNRLAALVANHLLELSAALPDRSFLDEYRKRSVLLGKPIRFLENNVWCDAVAVDVDNSGGLVIETATGRRTLTSGEVSVRPRN, encoded by the coding sequence ATGACAACCAAAGCGTCCGTACTCCGTATCTTAGAGGAACACCGCGGCAGGTTTTTTTCCGGTGAGGAGATTGCATCTCTGCTCGGTGTTTCCCGGTCTGCGGTATGGAAGGCAGTGAAATCACTTGAGGCGGAAGGCTATGCGGTATCCGCGGTGACCAATAAGGGTTACTGCCTTGCCGCCGATACAGACATTCTGTCACCGGAAGGAATCCGGCTGTATCTTTCATTGGAGTATCGCGACATTCCGATCACGATTCACAAAGTAACCGGTTCCACGAATGAGGACGCAAAGGCTCTTGCGGTTGCGGGCGCAGTACACGGGACAATGGTTCTTGCCGAGGAGCAGACCCGCGGTCGCGGACGCCTTGGCCGTTCCTTTTACTCGCCGAAAAGTTCCGGCGTCTATATGAGTATCGTACTCCGGCCGAATCTTGCGATGACGGACGCCGTGCTGATTACGACCGCAGCCTCCGTTGCGGTCTCTCGGGCCGTTGAAGAGGTGTCGAATCAGACGCCCGGGATCAAATGGGTCAACGATGTATTTGTGAACGAAAAAAAGATCTGCGGTATTCTCACCGAGGCAGTCAGCGGCTTTGAGTCCGGCGTGGTTGAGTGCGTGGTTGTCGGTATCGGTATCAATGTGATTGATCCGGGATTTCCCGATGAGCTCAAACAGGTTGCAGGTTCGCTCTCCGGACAGCATTGTGACTTTTCCCGCAACCGTCTTGCCGCACTCGTTGCAAATCACCTGCTCGAACTTTCCGCAGCACTTCCCGATCGTTCCTTCCTTGATGAGTACCGGAAGCGATCCGTTCTTCTGGGAAAACCGATCCGGTTTCTGGAGAACAATGTCTGGTGCGATGCCGTTGCGGTTGATGTGGACAACTCCGGCGGTCTTGTAATAGAAACTGCGACCGGACGCCGGACGCTGACCTCCGGTGAGGTCAGCGTCCGGCCCCGGAACTAA